The Bos taurus isolate L1 Dominette 01449 registration number 42190680 breed Hereford chromosome 18, ARS-UCD2.0, whole genome shotgun sequence genome has a window encoding:
- the FCGRT gene encoding IgG receptor FcRn large subunit p51 isoform X1: MGGRQGGLPLRMRLPRPQPWGLGLLLVLLPGALSAENYRSLQYHFTAVSAPAAGTPAFWVSGWLGPQQYLSYNNLRAQAEPYGAWVWESQVSWYWEKETMDLRNQETLFLEALQALGEGPFTMQGLLGCELGPDNVSVPVAKFALNGEEFMMFDPKLGIWDGDWPESRTVSIKWTQQPEAVNKEKTFLLYSCPHRLLGHLERGRGNLEWKEPPSMRLKARPGSPGFSVLTCSAFSFYPPELKLRFLRNGLAIGSGEIDMGPNGDGSFYAWSSLTVKSGDEHHYRCVVQHAGLAQPLTVELESPARTSVPVVGIVIGLFLLLTVAAGGALLWRRMRKGLPAPWISFRGEDVGALLPTPGLSKDGES; this comes from the exons ATGGGGGGCAGACAAGGAG GTCTCCCACTCAGGATGCGGCTTCCCCGGCCTCAGCCCTGGGGGCTCGGTCTGCTGCTCGTCCTCCTGCCTGGGGCGCTGAGCGCAG AGAACTATCGCTCGCTCCAGTACCACTTCACCGCCGTGTCGGCCCCCGCAGCGGGGACCCCTGCTTTCTGGGTTTCGGGCTGGCTGGGGCCCCAGCAGTACCTGAGCTACAATAATCTACGGGCGCAGGCTGAGCCCTACGGCGCGTGGGTCTGGGAAAGCCAGGTGTCCTGGTATTGGGAGAAAGAGACCATGGATCTGAGGAACCAGGAGACGCTCTTCCTCGAAGCGCTCCAAGCTTTAGGCGAAG GCCCCTTCACCATGCAGGGCCTGTTGGGCTGCGAGTTGGGCCCTGACAATGTCTCGGTGCCGGTGGCCAAGTTTGCCCTGAACGGCGAGGAGTTCATGATGTTTGACCCCAAGCTGGGCATCTGGGATGGTGACTGGCCTGAGTCCCGGACTGTCAGTATCAAGTGGACGCAGCAGCCAGAGGCGGTCAACAAGGAGAAGACCTTCCTCCTCTACTCCTGCCCACACCGGCTGCTGGGGCATCTGGAGAGGGGCCGGGGCAACCTGGAGTGGAAAG AGCCACCCTCCATGCGCCTGAAGGCCCGACCCGGCAGTCCCGGCTTCTCTGTGCTCACCTGCAGCGCCTTCTCCTTCTACCCACCTGAGCTGAAGCTGCGCTTCCTGCGGAACGGGCTGGCCATTGGCTCTGGTGAGATAGACATGGGCCCCAACGGCGACGGCTCCTTCTACGCCTGGTCATCACTCACAGTCAAGAGTGGCGACGAGCACCACTACCGCTGCGTGGTGCAGCACGCGGGGCTGGCCCAGCCCCTCACGGTGGAGCTGG AATCACCAGCCAGGACCTCGGTGCCAGTGGTGGGGATCGTCATCGGCTTATTCCTGCTCCTGACAGTGGCTGCGGGAGGAGCTCTCCTGTGGAGAAGGATGAGGAAGGGGCTGCCAG CTCCTTGGATCTCTTTCCGTGGGGAGGATGTAGGGGCCCTCCTGCCCACTCCCGGCCTGTCCAAGGATGGTGAATCTTAG
- the FCGRT gene encoding IgG receptor FcRn large subunit p51 isoform X2 encodes MRLPRPQPWGLGLLLVLLPGALSAENYRSLQYHFTAVSAPAAGTPAFWVSGWLGPQQYLSYNNLRAQAEPYGAWVWESQVSWYWEKETMDLRNQETLFLEALQALGEGPFTMQGLLGCELGPDNVSVPVAKFALNGEEFMMFDPKLGIWDGDWPESRTVSIKWTQQPEAVNKEKTFLLYSCPHRLLGHLERGRGNLEWKEPPSMRLKARPGSPGFSVLTCSAFSFYPPELKLRFLRNGLAIGSGEIDMGPNGDGSFYAWSSLTVKSGDEHHYRCVVQHAGLAQPLTVELESPARTSVPVVGIVIGLFLLLTVAAGGALLWRRMRKGLPAPWISFRGEDVGALLPTPGLSKDGES; translated from the exons ATGCGGCTTCCCCGGCCTCAGCCCTGGGGGCTCGGTCTGCTGCTCGTCCTCCTGCCTGGGGCGCTGAGCGCAG AGAACTATCGCTCGCTCCAGTACCACTTCACCGCCGTGTCGGCCCCCGCAGCGGGGACCCCTGCTTTCTGGGTTTCGGGCTGGCTGGGGCCCCAGCAGTACCTGAGCTACAATAATCTACGGGCGCAGGCTGAGCCCTACGGCGCGTGGGTCTGGGAAAGCCAGGTGTCCTGGTATTGGGAGAAAGAGACCATGGATCTGAGGAACCAGGAGACGCTCTTCCTCGAAGCGCTCCAAGCTTTAGGCGAAG GCCCCTTCACCATGCAGGGCCTGTTGGGCTGCGAGTTGGGCCCTGACAATGTCTCGGTGCCGGTGGCCAAGTTTGCCCTGAACGGCGAGGAGTTCATGATGTTTGACCCCAAGCTGGGCATCTGGGATGGTGACTGGCCTGAGTCCCGGACTGTCAGTATCAAGTGGACGCAGCAGCCAGAGGCGGTCAACAAGGAGAAGACCTTCCTCCTCTACTCCTGCCCACACCGGCTGCTGGGGCATCTGGAGAGGGGCCGGGGCAACCTGGAGTGGAAAG AGCCACCCTCCATGCGCCTGAAGGCCCGACCCGGCAGTCCCGGCTTCTCTGTGCTCACCTGCAGCGCCTTCTCCTTCTACCCACCTGAGCTGAAGCTGCGCTTCCTGCGGAACGGGCTGGCCATTGGCTCTGGTGAGATAGACATGGGCCCCAACGGCGACGGCTCCTTCTACGCCTGGTCATCACTCACAGTCAAGAGTGGCGACGAGCACCACTACCGCTGCGTGGTGCAGCACGCGGGGCTGGCCCAGCCCCTCACGGTGGAGCTGG AATCACCAGCCAGGACCTCGGTGCCAGTGGTGGGGATCGTCATCGGCTTATTCCTGCTCCTGACAGTGGCTGCGGGAGGAGCTCTCCTGTGGAGAAGGATGAGGAAGGGGCTGCCAG CTCCTTGGATCTCTTTCCGTGGGGAGGATGTAGGGGCCCTCCTGCCCACTCCCGGCCTGTCCAAGGATGGTGAATCTTAG